The following is a genomic window from Pectobacterium carotovorum.
ATGGTCTTTTCGACGGTACCCCACCCTGAAGTACTTCATGTTAAAAAGGAAATCGTAATGAAGAAAACGTTAATCACGCTGGCTGCGGTACTGGCCATGTCGTCAAACGCGTTTGCTGTTGATGGCGTCTCTAGCAGCACTGCTGCTGGTACCTCTACCACCACCACGACCGCTGGCGCTACCGCTGCTGGTGCCGCGGGTGCTGGTGGTGCTGGCTTTGCCGCTGGTACTACTGCTCTGATTGCTGTCGGTACTGCTGCGGCGATCGGTGTTGCTGTTGCAGTTGCTGTTTCCAGCAACGATAACAGCTCTCCTGCGGGAACAACGACGGCAACTACGGGTACTCGTAGTTAATTTCGTTTCAACTCCAAGGCCACTTCGGTGGCCTTTCTTTTTCCGGGCTACGCTGTTCAACGAGAACTGCATTCCATGACAAAAATAAAACGAATGGCAAAGGTGAGAGCGCTGATTGCCATACCTCTTTTATCGGTTGTGCTGACTGGCTGTTCCCAAAATGTGGATCAAGTGGGGAAAACGTTTAAATTGGCGTTCTTCGGTCAGGATGACACCCATGTGACAGCTACACAGGTTGCCAATACACCCTATGCATCGGCCTATCTGAAGGTAGGGAAAGCGCCACAGGCGTTTGTTGTGCTCGCTTTTGCCGAGCAGAATCAGTTGAAATGGATTGGGGCCGATAAAAATATGGTATCGACCCAGCATGGGCGCTTGGTGAAAACGCAGGGCTTCGGCGAAGACATTACCTATGTGGATAACCTGCAACAGGATCCCCTGACGTTAGGCTTATTGAAGACATCGACGCCAATGACATGGCAAAGCCGGGTTGAATGGGCTCAGGTCTTCCGTGGTGGTTACACTACGACGTCTGTTTTTCAGGCCCGCGGTAAAGAAACCGTAAAGATTCTGGATACCTCGCGTGAGCTGCTGCGCTTCGATGAACAGGTTACTGTCCCCACTTTGAATGAATCTTATACCAATAGCTATTGGCTGGATCCGGCTAATGGAAGTGTGGTCCAAAGCCAGCAGTATATGGGGCCGGGTATGGCATTGGTCACCTTCACCGTATTAAAACCCTACGTACAATAAGGGGCTGTAATGTTGGCACTCAATCGTATTGCTACCTTGTTGCTGCTGGTTTCCGGCGTCGCGACGTCTGCGCAACTGACGGTGAAATCGCCTCAAGAGACGATCGCCGTCGTTAAACTGGACGACGGTACGCGTCTTGAACAATTTTACGCACAGGTTTCCTGGCCACAGAATATCAACTGGCAAACGGCGTTTATTTCTGATTTTGCGACAACGCAGAAGGTACGCGCACAGGGGGATGTCTTGCTGCAAAAGCTGGCTGAGCTGGAAACGCGCTGGCGTAACTCTGGCGATGGCGATTTGGCTATTTCCGCCTGGCTTCTGAGAAAGACGATCGACCCGATTAATGTTGCTGGCCGTATCCGCACGGAGCTGGATCCCGATCGTGTGCGTGTCTATATAGAAAACAATCGCCCTTTGGTAGGGGAATATGCACTGTATGTGGCACCGCATGATGACAAGCTGTCGCTAATCGGCCTGGTGAATACCTCTGCTGATGTGGGTGAACTAGAGACATCGGGAAAAGTCGCGCTGCGTGCCGGATGGTCGGTCGAGAATTATCTCTCTGGACGTCGGCTTCTTGCAGGAGCGGATAACAGTTACGGCTATCTGATTGGGGGCAACGGTCAGTGGCGTAAAGTGCCGCTGGCGCTGTGGAATCGTCAGCATATTGAACCCGCTGCGGGCGAAACGCTCTTTATCGGCTTTGATCCCTCGGTTCTACCACAGGATATGTCATCACTTAACGATCAGCTTGCTGACTACCTTGCTAACCGGACTCCACTCGAATGACAAAGAACAGAAACGTTAAACTAGGCTGTCTGTCGTTGGCGATTGGCAGCATCTTGAGTGCACAGGCGATGGCGGCTGAAACAGAAAGCAGCCGTACTGCGACCAACCCGAATCTGCGCTTTCAGCCTGCGGGGGTATCACAGTCTGATTTTGGTGGCACAGGTCTGTTGCAGATGCCGACAGCACGTATGGCAGAAACGGGCGAATTTAGCCTTAACTACCGTGATAATGAGGAATATCGGCGTTATTCCTTGTCGCTCCAGCTCTTTGACTGGCTGGAAACGACGGTGCGTTATACTGACATCCGTACTCGTCCTTATAGTGATGACCCGAGTTTCAGCGGTAGCCAAACCTACAAAGATAAGTCATTCGATGTCAAAGCGCGTTTGTGGCAAGAAAGCTACTGGATGCCGGATGTCTCTGTAGGATTACGCGATATTGCTGGTACCGGCCTGTTTGATAGCGAATATCTGGTAGCCAGTAAGCGTATGGGGCCGTTTGATTTCACGCTGGGTATGGGCTGGGGCAACATGGGCCAGAGCGGCAATATTAAAAACCCTGCCTGTTCGTTGAAAGCGAGTTTCTGCCAGCGTAGTGAAGGTTTTTCAGGTACAGGTGGAGAATTTGAGGTCGGTAATTTCTTCCACGGACCGGCTGCACTGTTTGGTGGCGTTGAGTACCAGACACCCTGGGATCCTCTACGCCTGAAGCTTGAATATGACGGTAACGATTACAGTGCAGAAAGAACGTCATCCAATGGTGTGCCACAGAAGCTGAAACACGATTCCCCTTTCAACATCGGTGCGGTCTATCGGGTAGGGGATGTGCTGGATACCACGTTATCGTGGCAGCGCGGCAATACCCTGATGTGGGGCTTTACCCTCCGCACTAATTTCAACGATCTGAAGCCGAACTATTTAGATGATGCACCACCCGTCTATGCGCCAGTGCAGGATGGCAAAGGCACAAACTGGCAGCTCGTCTCGAAAGAGCTGAATGATAAGGCTGGCTTTAAAGACGCCGATATTTACGCGGACCAAAAGCAGGTCACCATTGTTGCCGATCAGACAAAGTATCGTGATAGTGAACAGGCAACACAGCGTGCCGCGACGGTATTGGCAAATCACGTACCGGGTAGTGTTGATGAATACCATATTGTTCAGCGCAGCCAGCGTTTACCGATTGCCAGCACGGAAGTGGATGCCAAAGCCTTCCATCAGGTTAAACAAGCTGCCGTCCCGCTGGGTCAACCGGAACCTGAAACGCATCGCAAAGAGCCGGTATCCGACGTACGTGGTCAGCAGGTGTTCCTCGCAGAACCCGATCGTTTGACGTATTCATTAGATCCGACGCTGACGCAGTCTTTCGGTGGTCCTGAATCCTTCTACATGTATCAGGTCGCATTGAAAGGCAACGTGGACTACCGTCTGAGCGAGCACTGGAGCGTAGGGGGAACCGCGACGCTGAACCTGGTGAATAACTACGACAAGTTCAACTACAAAACCCCACCGGCCGACGGCGCAGCGCTGCCGCGTGTCCGAACCTGGGTGCGTGAATACATTACCTCTTCCGATCTGCTGTTGACCAATCTGCAATTAACTCGCACTGATAATCCGGCGCAGGACTGGTATACCCAGGTCTACGGCGGCTATCTGGAAATGATGTACGCGGGGGTCGGCTCTGAAGTGCTGTATCGTCCGTTCGGTAAAAGCTGGGCGCTTGGTATGGATGTTAACTATGTTAAACAGCGCGACTGGAACGACATCATGAGAATGGCTGATTACGATGTGGTAACGGGCCATCTGACCGCGTACTGGGAACTGCCGTTTGTGGAAGGTGCGGTGGCAAAAGTGAGCGTGGGCCGCTATCTGGCAGGGGACAAAGGGGTAACCCTCGATCTGTCTCGCCGCTTTGACAGCGGGATTATTGCGGGTGCCTTTGCGACCAAGACCAACGTCAGCGCTGCTGAATATGGGGAAGGGAGCTTCACCAAAGGTTTCTATGTCTCCATACCGTTTGATCTGCTGTTCACTGAACCTACGGTGAAACGCGGTGCAGTCGGCTGGGTACCGCTGACGCGTGATGGTGGTCAAATGCTACAGCGCCGCAGCTCGCTGTATGGCCTCACCGAACACTAATCGATCCCCGTTCGTTTAGGGTGTTAATCAAGCCCGTCATGGTCAAGTGCCACGACGGGCTTTTTTGTGCGCCTGCACGGTACGGAATAGTTTTATGTAGTAACCAATATGAACTATTTCATTTGGTTATTGTTTGTATCTTGATCACGTCGAATCAGGCAGGGCGACGCTGGGCTGTTATTCCTAATTTGCTTGTAATTTAACAGTTTAATCGCGGTTATCGCGATGGGGCGGGACATTTCTAAGAGGAAGTGTGTCCTGTGGGTAATGATTGAAATAGTTTCGTCATGGAAGATTCATATAGCGAAATCTATTATCTCCTGCCGCAATGGCGAAAAAAACATAGACCTTCATGGTAGTGCTGACAGGAGAGTGCAATCCGATGAATTT
Proteins encoded in this region:
- a CDS encoding YjbF family lipoprotein; translation: MTKIKRMAKVRALIAIPLLSVVLTGCSQNVDQVGKTFKLAFFGQDDTHVTATQVANTPYASAYLKVGKAPQAFVVLAFAEQNQLKWIGADKNMVSTQHGRLVKTQGFGEDITYVDNLQQDPLTLGLLKTSTPMTWQSRVEWAQVFRGGYTTTSVFQARGKETVKILDTSRELLRFDEQVTVPTLNESYTNSYWLDPANGSVVQSQQYMGPGMALVTFTVLKPYVQ
- a CDS encoding capsule biosynthesis GfcC family protein — protein: MLALNRIATLLLLVSGVATSAQLTVKSPQETIAVVKLDDGTRLEQFYAQVSWPQNINWQTAFISDFATTQKVRAQGDVLLQKLAELETRWRNSGDGDLAISAWLLRKTIDPINVAGRIRTELDPDRVRVYIENNRPLVGEYALYVAPHDDKLSLIGLVNTSADVGELETSGKVALRAGWSVENYLSGRRLLAGADNSYGYLIGGNGQWRKVPLALWNRQHIEPAAGETLFIGFDPSVLPQDMSSLNDQLADYLANRTPLE
- a CDS encoding YjbH domain-containing protein, producing the protein MTKNRNVKLGCLSLAIGSILSAQAMAAETESSRTATNPNLRFQPAGVSQSDFGGTGLLQMPTARMAETGEFSLNYRDNEEYRRYSLSLQLFDWLETTVRYTDIRTRPYSDDPSFSGSQTYKDKSFDVKARLWQESYWMPDVSVGLRDIAGTGLFDSEYLVASKRMGPFDFTLGMGWGNMGQSGNIKNPACSLKASFCQRSEGFSGTGGEFEVGNFFHGPAALFGGVEYQTPWDPLRLKLEYDGNDYSAERTSSNGVPQKLKHDSPFNIGAVYRVGDVLDTTLSWQRGNTLMWGFTLRTNFNDLKPNYLDDAPPVYAPVQDGKGTNWQLVSKELNDKAGFKDADIYADQKQVTIVADQTKYRDSEQATQRAATVLANHVPGSVDEYHIVQRSQRLPIASTEVDAKAFHQVKQAAVPLGQPEPETHRKEPVSDVRGQQVFLAEPDRLTYSLDPTLTQSFGGPESFYMYQVALKGNVDYRLSEHWSVGGTATLNLVNNYDKFNYKTPPADGAALPRVRTWVREYITSSDLLLTNLQLTRTDNPAQDWYTQVYGGYLEMMYAGVGSEVLYRPFGKSWALGMDVNYVKQRDWNDIMRMADYDVVTGHLTAYWELPFVEGAVAKVSVGRYLAGDKGVTLDLSRRFDSGIIAGAFATKTNVSAAEYGEGSFTKGFYVSIPFDLLFTEPTVKRGAVGWVPLTRDGGQMLQRRSSLYGLTEH